The stretch of DNA TGTTATTTCTTCACTAACCAAGGCCATTTATTTCTAAACCATGGATCTCCCATGTTCTTTCTTCCTCGCAGGCTGCACCATGGATCTCCCTCGTCCATCTTTGCGGCTGCACCAAACAATGGAGGACGAAGATTGTACCCTTGTCCGTTACTTGATTGTTGAGGATAACCCGAATTATGAGTTTCTCGATGATAACGACGACATACAAACTCTGGTGTCAGCCATGGATGCAGAGAGCTCCTACCACGGCTCAATACATGTGAGACGATTTGTCCCCAGAGAACGTGCTGATGGAGAGGCAAGGATCATACGCCAATACTTTGCTACCAATCCTATTTACACCCCTGAAAAGTTTCGTGAAAGGTATAGAACATGGCATGTCAAATCATTGTCTTTTCTCTCAATATGTGCATGTTGCTTATATTTTCTATCTTGCAGGTTCCGTATGAAGCGTCACGTCTTCATTCGCATCCTTAATGCAGTTCAGTCTGTGGACAGCTACTTCCAGCAACACGAGGATTGTACTAGGCTTTTAGGATTGAGTGCTTTGCAGAAGGTGGTGGCCGCAATGCGCATACTGGCGTATGGCTTGCCGTTAGACGCCGTTGATGAGTATGTGCAAATTGGCACGTCAACTGCTCATGAGGCTCCTAACCATTTCTATAGTGCTGTTATAGCTGCCTTTGGGGAGGAATACCTGTGTTCTCCAACACCTATCGATGTGGCTCGTCTACTGCAAGAGGGTGAGAGACGAGGTTTCCCAGGTATGCTTGGTAGCATAGATTGTATGCACTGTGAATGGCGGAACTGCCCTACTGCTTGGAAGGGCATGTTCACTGGACGCGGGAAGCACCCATCCATGATCTTGGAGGCTGTAGCATCTCATGACCTTTGGATATGGCATGCCTACTTTGGCCTTCCAGGCAGCTGCAATGATATCAATGTTCTGCAGAGGTCGCCTATTATCTCAGCATATATCCGAGGAGAGTTACCTCTTGTTCACTTCACCATCAACGGACGGACATATGACATGGGGTACTACCTTGCAGATGGTATATACCCTGATTGGCCAGCATTTGTCAAGAGTGTTTGCCAATTGCCATCCTATGGAGAGGAAGACACAACGTTTTGCTGCTGTGCAAGAGGGTGCGTGCAAGGATATTGAGAGAGCTTTTGGAGTTCTTCAAGCTAGGTGGGCAGTAATCCGTGGGCCGGCTTATGGATGGGATATGGAGCAGCTTTTTGATATTATGACCGCTTGTATTATCATGCATAACATGATTGTCGAGGATGAGAAGACTGAGGCCATCAATACCAACTTAGACAACATTGGCAGACAAGTCAATCCTTTAGGTGGAAATGTAGCGGATCAGGAAGCATTTGTAGCAGCACATCACAAGTTGCGTGACCAAGCTCGCCATATCCAACTTCAGAAGTGTCGCGGCTCTAGaaaggagggccacagccgggtggcgtagcgCACCCGCCTAACCCCAGAGGGTGGATACCCAGGGAGGAGCAAGCAATTCTTCAAATCTACTCatggagcaagaacacaagaacacttgggatttagagtggttcgggccgccggagcgtaatatcctacgtccactgagagttgtatTATTCTTGGgtctgtggatgagtctatcctctgcctccaagtccCCTGCTGGacctgagtccttctctaacgggcgtctcccttttatagagcaaggaggacgcgtacacaggtgttggaccccgacaggtgggcccaacaaggatgtatactatactaaatagacactaatggtgctacagtgatggagaatctcttgccggatatgCTTCACCGTCCTGTAGACTCTTTGACCGAGGGGGTCTcctcctgtcccatcggcgaggcgcccgttgaggcagtgtaggttgcggcgtagactgttgggtctactgcgtagccgttatgatactccgtcgccgagttgtcgtgtctaactggcgtagcagactgacgcgcgtggcgaaggtggcgccagcggctgtactgtgcaccttggtaacgcgcgaccaacagtacagcctggcaaaaatctcctcgggctctgctgcggTAAAGCGCACTTAtcgtctcccgcattgaatgcgctaggtgggcaagtcttcccgaggaagcttggcagccgcgcgcgtacctacgcctgc from Panicum virgatum strain AP13 chromosome 9K, P.virgatum_v5, whole genome shotgun sequence encodes:
- the LOC120650711 gene encoding uncharacterized protein LOC120650711; translated protein: MDLPRPSLRLHQTMEDEDCTLVRYLIVEDNPNYEFLDDNDDIQTLVSAMDAESSYHGSIHVRRFVPRERADGEARIIRQYFATNPIYTPEKFRERFRMKRHVFIRILNAVQSVDSYFQQHEDCTRLLGLSALQKVVAAMRILAYGLPLDAVDEYVQIGTSTAHEAPNHFYSAVIAAFGEEYLCSPTPIDVARLLQEGERRGFPGMLGSIDCMHCEWRNCPTAWKGMFTGRGKHPSMILEAVASHDLWIWHAYFGLPGSCNDINVLQRSPIISAYIRGELPLVHFTINGRTYDMGYYLADGIYPDWPAFVKSVCQLPSYGEEDTTFCCCARGCVQGY